From Variovorax sp. PMC12, the proteins below share one genomic window:
- a CDS encoding c-type cytochrome, translating to MKLFANIVLAALVGLASSVSSAADEPAAAPAAAPAKPAKPDPAKGDTLFSASTPTVQSCASCHNADGNSTIAANPKLAQQHPEYILKQLQDFKSGKRKNSIMSPMAANLSDQDMRDIAWFVASKKIKTGFSKDKDTVALGEKIYRGGIGERSIPACAGCHSPNGAGLPAQYPRLGGQNAEYTVAQLKAFRGDGTPVRTNSAPMTGVAAKLNDREIAAVADYIAGLR from the coding sequence ATGAAGTTGTTTGCCAATATTGTGCTTGCGGCCCTCGTGGGCCTCGCATCCAGCGTGAGTTCTGCAGCCGATGAACCCGCCGCGGCTCCCGCTGCGGCGCCGGCCAAACCGGCCAAGCCGGACCCCGCCAAGGGGGACACGCTGTTCAGCGCGAGCACGCCCACGGTCCAGAGCTGTGCCTCGTGCCACAACGCCGACGGCAACTCGACCATCGCGGCGAACCCCAAGCTGGCGCAGCAACACCCCGAATACATCCTCAAGCAGTTGCAGGACTTCAAGTCCGGCAAGCGCAAGAACAGCATCATGAGCCCCATGGCCGCCAACCTGAGCGACCAGGACATGCGCGACATCGCCTGGTTCGTGGCCTCCAAGAAGATCAAGACCGGCTTCTCGAAGGACAAGGACACCGTGGCGCTGGGCGAGAAGATCTACCGCGGCGGCATCGGCGAGCGCTCCATTCCCGCCTGCGCCGGCTGCCACAGCCCCAACGGTGCCGGCCTGCCGGCCCAATACCCGCGCCTGGGTGGCCAGAACGCCGAATACACCGTGGCCCAGCTCAAGGCCTTCCGCGGCGACGGCACCCCCGTGCGCACCAACAGCGCACCCATGACCGGCGTCGCCGCCAAGCTCAACGACCGCGAAATCGCCGCCGTGGCCGACTACATCGCCGGCCTGCGCTGA
- a CDS encoding LpxL/LpxP family acyltransferase — protein sequence MSLGSRLGIGFMRAIAPLPLPLVRGFGAILGRILHTVAVPRRRVVDTNLAVCFPGKSEAERRAIARETFVFVAQSWLDRGWLWHAPEKVVASRLKVVGAASEIREIAEGDAPMILFAPHFYGLDAAATALTMHTARPSATIYTTQRDPMVDAWIREGRTRFGDVAALNRVDGIKPVLQGLRKGGLLYLLPDMDFGRDQTIFVPFYGVQAATVPSLSRFARLGKAKVVPVVSKLTRDGYEIQVLPTWQNFPTDDVEADTALMNERLKGYIDTMPSQYYWVHRRFKTRPEGEPPIY from the coding sequence ATGAGCCTCGGTTCCCGACTCGGCATCGGCTTCATGCGCGCGATCGCGCCGCTGCCCCTGCCGCTGGTGCGCGGCTTCGGCGCGATCCTCGGCCGCATCCTGCATACCGTGGCCGTGCCGCGGCGGCGCGTGGTCGACACCAACCTCGCGGTCTGCTTCCCCGGGAAGTCGGAGGCCGAGCGCCGCGCCATCGCGCGCGAGACCTTCGTCTTCGTGGCGCAGTCGTGGCTCGACCGCGGCTGGCTCTGGCATGCCCCTGAAAAGGTGGTGGCGAGCCGGCTGAAGGTGGTCGGCGCGGCTTCGGAGATCCGCGAGATCGCCGAGGGCGACGCGCCGATGATCCTGTTCGCGCCGCACTTCTACGGCCTCGACGCCGCGGCCACCGCGCTGACCATGCACACGGCGCGCCCCTCGGCCACCATCTACACGACCCAGCGCGACCCGATGGTCGATGCCTGGATCCGCGAAGGCCGCACCCGCTTCGGCGACGTGGCGGCGCTCAACCGGGTGGACGGCATCAAGCCGGTGCTGCAGGGCCTGCGCAAGGGCGGCTTGCTGTACCTGCTGCCCGACATGGACTTCGGCCGCGACCAGACCATCTTCGTGCCGTTCTACGGCGTGCAGGCGGCCACCGTGCCTTCGCTGTCGCGCTTTGCGCGGCTGGGCAAGGCCAAGGTGGTGCCGGTGGTGTCGAAGCTCACGCGCGACGGCTACGAGATCCAGGTGCTGCCGACCTGGCAGAACTTCCCGACCGACGATGTCGAGGCCGACACGGCGCTCATGAACGAGCGGCTGAAGGGCTACATCGACACGATGCCTTCCCAGTACTACTGGGTGCACCGCCGCTTCAAAACGCGCCCCGAGGGCGAGCCTCCTATATATTGA
- the yihA gene encoding ribosome biogenesis GTP-binding protein YihA/YsxC — translation MPSPRAKPAAYPPRAAPAADPQVAERERVALGWLHTAHFLTSAPQLEHLPPVDLPEIAFVGRSNAGKSTAINTLTQQTRLAFASKTPGRTQHINLFGIGKQKVDDAVLADLPGYGYAAVPREAKLRWQRVMGNYLMTRESLRGVVLMCDPRHGLTELDEILLDVIRPRVEQGLKFLVLLTKSDKLTRSEAAKVLSITRLNAGGGEVKLFSALKKQGVGEAAELLWRWVHPEGGEAPPEPPAPPPEA, via the coding sequence ATGCCCTCCCCGCGCGCCAAGCCCGCTGCCTATCCTCCCCGCGCGGCGCCCGCCGCGGACCCCCAGGTCGCCGAACGCGAGCGCGTGGCGCTGGGCTGGCTGCACACAGCCCACTTCCTCACCAGCGCCCCGCAGCTGGAGCACCTCCCCCCTGTAGACCTGCCCGAGATCGCCTTCGTCGGCCGCTCCAACGCGGGCAAGTCGACCGCCATCAACACGCTCACGCAGCAGACGCGCCTGGCCTTCGCCTCCAAGACGCCGGGCCGCACGCAGCACATCAACCTGTTCGGCATCGGCAAGCAGAAGGTCGACGACGCCGTGCTGGCCGACCTGCCCGGCTACGGCTACGCGGCCGTGCCGCGCGAGGCCAAGCTGCGCTGGCAGCGCGTCATGGGCAACTACCTGATGACGCGCGAGAGCCTGCGCGGCGTGGTGCTGATGTGCGATCCGCGCCACGGTCTGACCGAACTCGACGAAATCCTGCTCGACGTCATCCGCCCGCGCGTGGAACAGGGCCTGAAGTTCCTGGTGCTGCTGACCAAGTCCGACAAGCTCACGCGCAGCGAAGCCGCCAAGGTGCTGTCGATTACGCGACTGAACGCCGGCGGCGGCGAGGTGAAACTGTTCTCCGCGCTGAAGAAGCAGGGCGTCGGCGAGGCTGCCGAACTGCTGTGGCGCTGGGTGCACCCGGAAGGCGGCGAGGCGCCGCCGGAGCCACCCGCGCCACCACCGGAGGCCTGA
- a CDS encoding alpha/beta fold hydrolase gives MIETFQRSLPNGTTLSCRATGEPGRPLMVFLHGFPEAAFIWDELLEYFADPAHGGYRCVAPNLRGFEKSSAPTDVAAYKPHLLIQDIQQLAATESADGTMAALVAHDWGGAFGWGYANAYPQQVGKLVIINSPHPGTFTRELRNSAAQQQASAYMNFLARPDAEALLAADDFKRMWPFFTLMKAGPDGFGWLTEEVKQKYREVWGAGLTGACNLYRVTPMKPPLPGQTIDGIPVLPRERLTVNVPTFVFWALDDAALLPGLLDGLEDYVPKLEIKKVPDATHWIVHEQPQLVAREIEGFLQRN, from the coding sequence ATGATCGAGACATTCCAACGCAGCCTGCCCAATGGCACCACCCTGAGCTGCCGCGCCACCGGCGAGCCGGGCCGGCCGCTGATGGTGTTCCTGCACGGCTTTCCGGAGGCCGCGTTCATCTGGGACGAACTGCTCGAATATTTCGCGGATCCCGCCCACGGCGGCTACCGCTGCGTGGCACCCAACCTGCGCGGCTTCGAGAAGTCGAGCGCGCCGACCGACGTGGCGGCCTACAAACCGCACCTTCTGATCCAGGACATCCAGCAGCTCGCCGCCACCGAGAGCGCCGACGGCACCATGGCCGCGCTGGTGGCCCACGACTGGGGCGGCGCCTTCGGCTGGGGCTACGCCAACGCTTACCCGCAGCAGGTCGGCAAGCTGGTCATCATCAATTCGCCGCATCCGGGCACCTTCACGCGCGAACTGCGCAACAGCGCGGCGCAGCAGCAAGCCAGCGCCTACATGAACTTCCTCGCGCGCCCCGACGCCGAGGCGCTGCTCGCGGCCGACGACTTCAAGCGCATGTGGCCCTTCTTCACGCTGATGAAGGCCGGCCCGGACGGCTTCGGCTGGCTCACCGAAGAAGTGAAGCAGAAGTACCGCGAAGTCTGGGGCGCGGGCCTCACGGGCGCCTGCAACCTGTACCGCGTGACGCCCATGAAGCCGCCGCTGCCGGGCCAGACCATCGACGGCATTCCGGTGCTGCCGCGCGAACGGCTCACGGTGAATGTGCCGACCTTCGTGTTCTGGGCGCTCGACGACGCGGCGCTGCTGCCCGGCCTGCTCGACGGCCTGGAGGACTACGTGCCGAAGCTCGAGATCAAGAAGGTGCCGGACGCGACCCACTGGATCGTGCACGAGCAGCCGCAGTTGGTCGCCCGCGAGATCGAGGGCTTCCTGCAGCGCAACTGA
- a CDS encoding sulfite oxidase heme-binding subunit YedZ produces MNKLLMHPATKPVIFLLCLLPFARLAYGAFTDGLGANPAEFLIRATGDWTLRFICIVLAVTPLRVMSKWNALARYRRMLGLFAYFYVVLHLLCYSWFDMGFEWGDIVKDIAKRPFILVGFTAFVLLTPLAATSFNRAIKAMGAKRWQMLHKLVYVIAGLGLLHFFWMRAGKNNFAEVFVYAAIIAVLLAWRVWDFARKRKAKAGAATARGGSKPLRTG; encoded by the coding sequence ATGAACAAGCTGCTCATGCATCCGGCGACCAAGCCGGTCATCTTCCTGCTGTGCCTGCTGCCGTTCGCGCGGCTGGCCTACGGAGCCTTCACGGACGGGCTCGGCGCGAACCCGGCCGAGTTCCTGATCCGTGCCACGGGCGACTGGACGCTGCGCTTCATCTGCATCGTGCTGGCGGTGACGCCGCTGCGCGTGATGAGCAAGTGGAACGCGCTCGCGCGGTATCGCCGCATGCTGGGCCTGTTCGCGTATTTCTACGTGGTGCTGCACCTGCTGTGCTACAGCTGGTTCGACATGGGCTTCGAGTGGGGCGACATCGTCAAGGACATTGCGAAGCGGCCGTTCATCCTGGTGGGTTTCACCGCCTTCGTGCTGCTGACGCCGCTGGCCGCCACCTCGTTCAACCGCGCGATCAAGGCGATGGGCGCAAAGCGCTGGCAGATGCTGCACAAGCTGGTGTACGTGATCGCGGGGCTCGGCCTGCTGCACTTCTTCTGGATGCGCGCGGGCAAGAACAACTTCGCCGAAGTGTTCGTCTACGCGGCGATCATCGCAGTGCTGCTTGCCTGGCGCGTGTGGGACTTCGCGCGCAAGCGCAAGGCAAAGGCTGGCGCCGCCACGGCGCGCGGCGGCAGCAAGCCGCTGCGCACCGGCTGA
- the lptM gene encoding LPS translocon maturation chaperone LptM, which translates to MVCLAAATTGLAACGQKGTLYLPTDPAAAQRATLPQLLTPGGSDSTSSTNTPPTPASPATPASGTTTNNTNDSSGTRK; encoded by the coding sequence ATGGTCTGCCTCGCCGCAGCCACCACCGGTCTGGCCGCTTGCGGACAGAAGGGGACCTTGTACCTCCCGACCGATCCCGCGGCGGCCCAGCGGGCGACGTTGCCCCAACTGCTGACGCCGGGCGGATCGGATTCCACTTCGAGCACGAACACCCCCCCCACGCCAGCCTCGCCGGCCACACCAGCCAGCGGCACCACCACGAACAACACCAACGACAGCAGCGGAACCCGCAAATGA
- a CDS encoding cytochrome c biogenesis protein ResB, protein MSVSTHGLRVHRGPQMLRAAVELLSSMRFAIALLTVICIASIIGTVLKQHEPINNYINQFGPFWAELFRAARLDTVYSAWWFMLILLFLVISTSLCVARNTPRILVDLKTFKEDIRAQSLKAFGQRAESRLGETPEAAARRIGQLLVSGGWKVKLQQREATHGSRPTGAGWMVAARAGGAHKLGYIAAHSAIVLVCIGGLLDGDLIVRAQTWFNGKSVFTGGGMIADVAPEHRLSASNPTFRGNILVPEGGQGSVAILNQADGVLLQELPFSIELKKFIVDYYSTGMPKLFASEVVLHDRETGEQVPARIEVNHPASYKGVEIYQSSFDDGGSKVKLKAVPMAAAAKPFEVEGIIGGPSTEITNGKDKLTLEYAALRVINVENFADAGAMSSGADVRKVDLRHDIESRLGAANKVNKPKVLRNIGPSIGYKLRDAAGQAREYQNYMVPVDTGDGQPVFLLGMREKPEDPFRYLRVPADEQGSMDGFVRMRAALADPDIRARAIERYIAKATDPKRPEMAEQLRVSATRALALFSGSERARPDATALGGWQAIAEFMEVNVPESERERAGGVLVRILNDVLFEVLNLSREGAGLAVLPNDERSQAYLTQAVLAISDAHFYPAPVAMMMTDFTQVQASVFQVARAPGKNVVYLGCLLLIIGIFAMLYVRERRLWVWLTPEGNAADGATTATMAFSVNRKTMDSGREFEHLKHKLLALKKTEPETT, encoded by the coding sequence ATGTCCGTCTCCACCCATGGCCTTCGCGTTCATCGCGGCCCGCAAATGCTTCGCGCTGCGGTGGAACTGCTGTCGTCGATGCGCTTCGCGATCGCGCTGCTCACCGTCATCTGCATCGCGTCGATCATCGGCACCGTGCTCAAGCAGCACGAGCCGATCAACAACTACATCAACCAGTTCGGGCCCTTCTGGGCCGAGCTGTTCCGCGCGGCGCGTCTCGACACGGTCTACAGCGCCTGGTGGTTCATGCTGATCCTGCTGTTCCTGGTGATCAGCACTTCGCTGTGCGTCGCGCGCAACACGCCGCGCATCCTGGTCGACCTCAAGACCTTCAAGGAAGACATCCGCGCGCAGAGCCTGAAGGCCTTCGGCCAGCGCGCTGAGAGCCGCCTGGGCGAAACCCCCGAGGCCGCCGCCAGGCGCATCGGGCAACTGCTGGTGAGCGGCGGCTGGAAGGTCAAGCTGCAGCAGCGCGAGGCCACCCACGGCAGCCGCCCGACCGGCGCGGGCTGGATGGTCGCGGCGCGCGCGGGCGGCGCCCACAAGCTGGGCTACATCGCAGCCCACAGCGCGATCGTGCTGGTGTGCATCGGCGGCCTGCTGGACGGCGACCTCATCGTGCGCGCGCAGACCTGGTTCAACGGCAAGAGCGTGTTCACCGGCGGCGGCATGATCGCCGACGTGGCGCCCGAGCACCGCCTGTCGGCCAGCAACCCGACCTTCCGCGGCAACATCCTCGTGCCCGAGGGCGGGCAGGGCAGCGTGGCCATCCTCAACCAGGCCGACGGCGTGCTGCTGCAGGAGTTGCCGTTCTCCATCGAGCTGAAGAAGTTCATCGTCGACTACTACTCGACCGGCATGCCCAAGCTGTTCGCCAGCGAAGTGGTGCTGCACGACCGCGAAACCGGCGAGCAGGTGCCGGCGCGCATCGAGGTCAACCATCCGGCCAGCTACAAGGGCGTGGAGATCTACCAGTCGAGCTTCGACGACGGCGGCTCCAAGGTGAAGCTCAAGGCGGTGCCGATGGCGGCCGCGGCCAAGCCCTTCGAGGTCGAGGGCATCATCGGCGGCCCAAGCACCGAAATCACCAACGGCAAGGACAAGCTCACGCTCGAATACGCCGCGCTGCGCGTGATCAACGTCGAGAACTTCGCCGACGCCGGCGCCATGAGCAGCGGCGCCGACGTGCGCAAGGTCGACCTGCGCCACGACATCGAGTCGCGCCTGGGCGCTGCCAACAAGGTCAACAAGCCGAAGGTGCTGCGCAACATCGGCCCGAGCATCGGCTACAAGCTGCGCGACGCCGCCGGCCAGGCGCGCGAGTACCAGAACTACATGGTGCCGGTCGACACCGGCGACGGCCAGCCGGTGTTCCTGCTCGGCATGCGCGAGAAGCCCGAAGACCCGTTCCGCTACCTGCGCGTGCCGGCCGACGAGCAGGGCTCCATGGACGGCTTCGTGCGCATGCGCGCCGCGCTCGCCGACCCCGACATCCGCGCGCGCGCCATCGAGCGCTACATCGCCAAGGCCACCGATCCGAAGCGCCCCGAAATGGCCGAGCAGCTGCGCGTGTCGGCCACCCGCGCGCTGGCGCTGTTCTCGGGCAGCGAGCGCGCCAGGCCGGACGCCACCGCCCTGGGCGGCTGGCAGGCGATCGCGGAGTTCATGGAAGTCAACGTGCCCGAGTCCGAGCGCGAGCGCGCGGGCGGCGTGCTGGTGCGCATCCTCAACGACGTGCTGTTCGAGGTGCTCAACCTGAGCCGCGAAGGCGCCGGCCTGGCCGTGCTGCCGAACGACGAGAGGTCGCAGGCCTACCTCACGCAGGCCGTGCTGGCCATCAGCGACGCGCACTTCTACCCGGCCCCGGTCGCGATGATGATGACCGACTTCACCCAGGTGCAGGCCAGCGTGTTCCAGGTGGCGCGCGCCCCTGGCAAGAACGTCGTCTATCTGGGTTGCCTGTTGCTGATCATCGGGATTTTTGCCATGCTGTACGTGCGCGAACGGCGCCTCTGGGTGTGGCTGACGCCCGAAGGCAATGCGGCCGACGGCGCCACCACTGCCACGATGGCGTTCTCGGTCAATCGCAAGACCATGGACAGCGGCCGCGAATTCGAGCACCTCAAGCACAAGCTGCTCGCCCTGAAGAAGACGGAACCCGAGACAACATGA
- the ccsB gene encoding c-type cytochrome biogenesis protein CcsB translates to MNTTTLTLNESWLSRRNLFDWVFAALVLAGGLFAFTRYAGSMDYYEKPILAAAVISMIAIGWFWRPLRVLAIVVAAASLLAISSYQGDLARADTVFWLKYFLSSQSAILWMSVLFFMSTLFYWLGFFGGRQSDTFDMIGSRLAWAAVTMALIGTMVRWYESHQLGPDIGHIPVSNLYEVFVLFCWLTAAFYLYFEERYNTRALGAFVMLVVSAAVGFLLWYTIVREAHEIQPLVPALQSWWMKLHVPANFIGYGTFALAAMVAFAYLIKEQADEKRWYKLTPIWLLGVALCFVPVAFRQRVQEAGGSYWVVYAGISALIAAGILLGRKRIAARLPANDVLDDVMYKSITVGFAFFTIATVLGALWAADAWGGYWSWDPKETWALIVWLNYAAWLHMRLVKGLRGTVAAWWALGGLAVTTFAFLGVNMFLSGLHSYGTL, encoded by the coding sequence ATGAACACCACGACCCTCACGCTCAATGAAAGCTGGCTCTCGCGCCGCAACCTGTTCGATTGGGTGTTCGCGGCGCTGGTGCTGGCGGGCGGCCTGTTCGCGTTCACGCGTTATGCGGGGTCGATGGACTACTACGAGAAGCCGATCCTGGCCGCCGCGGTGATCTCGATGATCGCCATCGGCTGGTTCTGGCGCCCGCTGCGGGTGCTGGCCATCGTGGTGGCGGCCGCGTCGCTGCTGGCCATCAGCTCGTACCAGGGCGACCTGGCGCGTGCCGACACGGTGTTCTGGCTCAAGTACTTCCTGTCGAGCCAGTCGGCCATCCTGTGGATGAGCGTGCTGTTCTTCATGAGCACGCTGTTCTACTGGCTCGGCTTCTTCGGCGGCAGGCAGTCGGACACCTTCGACATGATCGGCTCGCGCCTCGCCTGGGCCGCCGTGACGATGGCGCTGATCGGCACCATGGTGCGCTGGTACGAGAGCCACCAGCTCGGCCCGGACATCGGACACATCCCCGTGAGCAACCTGTACGAAGTGTTCGTGCTGTTCTGCTGGCTCACGGCGGCGTTCTACCTGTACTTCGAGGAGCGCTACAACACGCGCGCGCTCGGCGCCTTCGTGATGCTGGTCGTGAGCGCGGCGGTCGGTTTCCTGCTCTGGTACACCATCGTGCGCGAGGCGCACGAGATCCAGCCGCTGGTACCCGCGTTGCAGAGCTGGTGGATGAAGCTGCACGTGCCGGCCAACTTCATCGGCTACGGCACCTTCGCGCTGGCGGCCATGGTGGCCTTCGCATATCTCATCAAGGAACAGGCCGACGAGAAGCGCTGGTACAAGCTCACGCCGATCTGGCTGCTGGGCGTGGCGCTGTGTTTCGTGCCCGTGGCCTTCCGCCAGCGCGTGCAGGAAGCCGGCGGCAGCTACTGGGTGGTCTACGCGGGCATCTCGGCGCTGATCGCCGCTGGCATCCTGCTCGGTCGCAAGCGCATCGCGGCGCGGCTGCCGGCCAACGACGTGCTCGACGACGTCATGTACAAGTCGATCACGGTCGGCTTCGCCTTCTTCACCATCGCCACCGTGCTCGGCGCCCTGTGGGCGGCGGATGCCTGGGGCGGCTACTGGAGCTGGGACCCGAAGGAAACCTGGGCGCTGATCGTCTGGCTCAACTACGCGGCCTGGCTGCACATGCGGCTCGTGAAGGGGCTGCGGGGCACCGTGGCCGCGTGGTGGGCGCTGGGCGGCCTGGCGGTCACCACCTTCGCCTTCCTGGGCGTCAACATGTTCCTGAGCGGCCTGCACAGCTACGGAACGCTGTAG
- the lysA gene encoding diaminopimelate decarboxylase codes for MTGSVSSSSSLPGQPHIAERDGALHVEGVALDALAREHGTPLFVYSKQWMLDALAAYQRGFEGRDALICYAMKANSSLGVLRVFAEAGCGFDIVSGGELSRVLAVGADPKKIIFSGVGKTRAEMRQALAAGIACFNVESEAELDVLNEVAAAEGRRAPISIRINPNVDPKTHPYISTGLKGNKFGIAHDRAVEAYRHAARLPGLEVVGIDCHIGSQITEASPYLDACDRVLDLVEAIEAAGVPIHHLDFGGGLGIDYNGEVPPKADALWQQLLAKLDARGFGGRKLVIEPGRSLVGNAGVCVTEVLYTKPGEDKNFCIVDAAMNDLPRPAMYQAFQRILPVRARVGDAPVYDVVGPVCESGDWIGRDRALNVVAGDMLAVLSAGAYCMSMSSNYNTRGRAAEVLVSGATAKLIRRRETMEDQLRAEIDG; via the coding sequence ATGACCGGCAGCGTTTCTTCGTCCTCATCCCTGCCCGGCCAACCCCACATCGCCGAGCGCGATGGCGCGCTGCACGTCGAAGGTGTCGCGCTCGACGCGCTGGCCCGCGAGCACGGCACCCCCCTCTTCGTCTACTCGAAGCAGTGGATGCTCGACGCCCTGGCCGCGTACCAGCGCGGCTTCGAGGGGCGCGATGCCCTCATCTGCTACGCCATGAAGGCCAACTCGTCGCTCGGCGTGCTGCGCGTGTTCGCCGAGGCGGGCTGCGGTTTCGACATCGTCTCCGGCGGCGAGCTGTCGCGCGTGCTGGCGGTCGGCGCCGATCCGAAGAAGATCATCTTCTCGGGCGTCGGCAAGACGCGCGCCGAGATGCGCCAGGCCCTCGCGGCCGGCATCGCCTGCTTCAACGTCGAGAGCGAGGCCGAACTCGACGTGCTCAACGAGGTTGCCGCCGCCGAAGGCCGGCGCGCGCCGATCAGCATCCGCATCAATCCGAACGTCGATCCGAAGACGCATCCGTACATTTCCACCGGCCTGAAGGGCAACAAGTTCGGCATCGCGCATGACCGCGCGGTGGAGGCTTACCGCCACGCCGCGAGGCTGCCGGGCCTCGAGGTGGTCGGCATCGACTGCCACATCGGCTCGCAGATCACCGAAGCCTCTCCATACCTCGACGCCTGCGACCGCGTGCTGGACCTCGTGGAGGCCATCGAGGCGGCCGGCGTGCCGATCCATCACCTCGACTTCGGCGGCGGCCTGGGCATCGACTACAACGGCGAAGTGCCGCCCAAGGCCGATGCGCTCTGGCAGCAGCTGCTCGCCAAGCTCGACGCGCGCGGCTTCGGCGGGCGCAAGCTGGTCATCGAACCTGGCCGCTCGCTCGTCGGCAATGCGGGCGTGTGCGTGACCGAGGTGCTCTACACCAAGCCCGGCGAAGACAAGAACTTCTGCATCGTCGACGCGGCCATGAACGACCTGCCAAGGCCTGCGATGTACCAGGCTTTCCAGCGCATCTTGCCGGTGCGCGCCCGCGTCGGCGACGCACCGGTCTACGACGTGGTCGGCCCGGTCTGCGAAAGCGGCGACTGGATCGGCCGCGACCGCGCACTCAACGTGGTGGCTGGCGACATGCTCGCCGTGCTGTCGGCCGGCGCGTATTGCATGAGCATGTCCAGCAACTACAACACGCGCGGCCGTGCCGCCGAGGTGCTGGTGAGCGGCGCCACCGCCAAGCTGATCCGCCGCCGCGAGACGATGGAAGACCAGCTGCGCGCCGAGATCGACGGCTGA
- the msrP gene encoding protein-methionine-sulfoxide reductase catalytic subunit MsrP, whose protein sequence is MSFHSRPLRRHSSDDNGFIHPVPSEITPRAAYESRRDLLKLMAGGAAGAALASFAAREAWAQTAAPGKLAALPGAKSAVPGAMSMDKLTDYKDASTYNNFYEFGTDKADPAKNAGTLKTRPWTVEVEGLVKKPGKYGIEDLLKLSAQEERIYRLRCVEGWSMVIPWVGYSLAELIKKVEPQGNAKFVEFVTLADPKTMPFVGSRVLDWPYTEGLRMDEAMHPLTLLAFGMYGEVLPNQNGAPVRLVVPWKYGFKSAKSIVKIRFVEKEPSTAWNKAAANEYGFYSNVNPNVDHPRWSQATERRIGDGGGLFAKRRKTEMFNGYEAQVGQLYAGMDLKKNY, encoded by the coding sequence ATGTCGTTTCATTCCCGTCCGCTTCGCCGCCACAGCAGCGACGACAACGGTTTCATCCATCCGGTGCCGAGCGAAATCACGCCGCGCGCTGCATACGAGAGCCGGCGCGACCTGCTGAAGCTCATGGCCGGCGGCGCGGCGGGCGCGGCGCTGGCGAGCTTCGCGGCGCGCGAGGCGTGGGCCCAGACGGCGGCGCCGGGCAAGCTCGCGGCGCTGCCGGGCGCCAAGTCGGCCGTGCCGGGTGCCATGTCCATGGACAAGCTCACCGACTACAAGGACGCCTCCACCTACAACAACTTCTACGAGTTCGGCACCGACAAGGCCGACCCGGCCAAGAACGCCGGCACGCTCAAGACCCGGCCGTGGACGGTGGAAGTCGAGGGCCTGGTCAAGAAGCCGGGCAAGTACGGCATCGAAGACCTGCTCAAGCTCAGCGCGCAGGAAGAGCGCATCTACCGCCTGCGTTGCGTCGAGGGCTGGTCGATGGTGATTCCGTGGGTCGGCTACTCGCTGGCCGAGCTGATCAAGAAGGTCGAGCCGCAGGGCAACGCCAAGTTCGTCGAGTTCGTCACCCTGGCCGACCCCAAGACCATGCCCTTCGTCGGCTCGCGCGTGCTCGACTGGCCCTACACCGAAGGCCTGCGCATGGACGAGGCGATGCATCCGCTCACGCTGCTGGCCTTCGGCATGTACGGCGAGGTGCTGCCCAACCAGAACGGCGCGCCGGTGCGGCTGGTGGTGCCGTGGAAGTACGGCTTCAAGTCGGCCAAGTCGATCGTCAAGATCCGCTTCGTCGAGAAGGAGCCCAGCACGGCCTGGAACAAGGCGGCGGCCAACGAATACGGCTTCTATTCGAACGTGAACCCGAACGTCGACCATCCGCGCTGGAGCCAGGCCACCGAGCGCCGCATCGGCGACGGCGGCGGCCTGTTCGCCAAGCGCCGCAAGACCGAGATGTTCAACGGCTACGAAGCCCAGGTCGGCCAGCTCTACGCCGGCATGGACCTGAAGAAGAACTACTGA